The genomic stretch TGAGATTTCAGTCAATAATGTGCCGCATAATTACTATGTTTTGTTCCTTAGAGTTAGTTAAGGATCTCAGCCTAATTTTTCGCAGTCTATTGTTTCTGTACAgttttttttcatttcttgtcCCAAACAGGGAATTTTGTGCAACTTCCCAAAACGGGAATATGGCTTGTCCcacttcaagaacaatatGTTCCGTTTGAGAAAGGAGACTCCAAATAGACCACCAATGCTTTGTAAGTTTAGGCATCTATATGCCAACCTATTTAGGAAATTTTGGCTAAAAGTTTCAAAGTTCAACCTACCTATTGCTGAAGTTGTGGTATATAAGCCCTGCTCATGTGACTAACACACAATTTATCCACTATGGGCTGCAACTTAAGGCTTGTGTAAGCTTTGGTTCGTTGGTTTTCACATTCAGTACTTGTCATTGAATGTACATTACCTATTACAGAGAATTGATCGATATTTGTTGCTGCAAAGTGGGCGCCTAGGCAATTTCAACTCTATGCTTTTGCCGACTCTTCGGGCATAAACATACATACTGGGGTAAGAAGGTTCTACAATACAAGGAGTTTGAAGGATGGCTTTGATTTTTGTACACTTGCTTATGTACTTCTATGGTAGTACGTATAGGGGAAGTCTGAACCTTAACTCTGTGCCAAAGTTATTCGCCCTGAAGGCGTCGATTTTGGTGCGTACAGAATCCGTAGGCACTATACTTGAAGTAGTAAGTAGGCTTGCCTCGACATCGGctgattcttctacaagttcaGTTGGGTTGTGGCCGGTGGTTCCGTTCGCCTCGGTCCCATTACCTTCTTCGTTAACCTCTTCCAGCAATTCTGAGAACTGGTTCAAATTAAACTTGAACACTATGAAGTATTTTAGATCCATGAAACTGGAGCTCTGGAATTGCTGGGATAAATGTCTGGGTATATTTATCGATCCATTGATCAAAGTTCGCCTCTGTTCTGAATCTGGCAATATGGAATTTGCAAGGGAGGGCATAAATGTATTGTACTTGATGTTGCCTGAAACTCGGTAGGTATTCGTAAATGCTTCTGAGTTCTCTTTGCCCTGTGGAGCACTGGAGTGGTTTGTGTGGAAAATTTCATGAGCTTCCAAATGTGCAATGAACCCCACTACCTTTGTAGAGAGACTATGTTCTTCGGGGTTGATGtccaagatgaagtttATGTCTTCTCCTACATGATAATATGGACGCGATAAACTAATTTGGCAAAGCTGATTATTGTTCACTCTGAGCTGGAACTGAGTCTTCAAATGGCTCGGAAGCTGTGGAACATATTTCCCATCTACAGGTACATCATCCACCCAGGACTCTAACGAATGgatactcttctttctctcgTTCGTGGACATTTTTGGCATATTGTACAAATCcgatttgatcaattttGAAATGTCTTCGAAGAATGCCTCTCTGGTTTCAAGAGACTCTGAAACATTACCCACTACGGGTGGTTCTatggcttcttcttcctctatGACCTCTACTTGCCAATTCTTATCTATCTTACTTTTCGATTCGAAGTAGTCCCGTTGCATGTATCTCTCGTTCGAACCTATTCTCTCGCCCTTGATGCTAAGCGGAAAGTAAATGGAACGCGAATCCATACTGGATCCAGAACTTTGCAGAAGACTTACAATTAGAGAGTACTTGATGCTGACCAATCCCTGGTCACAAACTGGTCCGGTCAGCCTGGCATTGTATGTGGGAGGTAAGTCGGTCGATCTGGGGAACTTAATATGGAATGTCTTTGTCGACTTTGGTGGGATATGTAAGTCTGTGAAAAGAAGTGATTGCGAAGTAGAATAGAATGGTATGATGGAGTCTGACAACTCCTTGACAGGTATCTTGATCTCAGCAGTACCGTCAAGATCTGCATTTTGATTGAAATTGGGAGGTCCCCGAGAATTGAAAGGGTACAAAAGATCGTGGACGTAGTACAAAGCCTTTTCGTCTATCCAGTGATTAGAAGACTTTCCATGCTCTACAATTAAATCACTGACCCCACCCAATTTTCCACCAACAACTAGTGGATGAGCCAAATTTTCTTTTATATAGGGTACTTGGTCCAATTTCTCTGctttttcatcttcatacTGGCCGTCTTCTCCATCGGCATCTTTATAGTTGTAGATGTAATCCTTATTCTCCCACCAGTGGGCACTTTTGCCAGAATCAATGGCCGAAGTTGAACTATTAAGCCCAAACTTGTAATTAAGCACTACATAGCCAACCACCTGGATATATCCAAGAAATATAGTCAAGTCCTCATTCTCACTAGACGTCCTGTTAACTAACAATCGTGAGTCGGAACTATTTGAGTTTGTGCCAAAAAAGCCTCCAAACCAGCCAGAGTCGTTTGATTCAGTCTGACGCAATGATGACTCATCAGTTTCATTGACAGTAATGCCTCTTTCATCAACGTTGTGGAAACTGATTAAACATTCACATGTTGTTGACTCCTGGATAGTCTGATCGGGCTGCGAATCCTCAATAAACGTGAGAGAAACTGATAGTGACTCATTCACCTTCTTGACATACTCGGGTTTGACATACTCGTGGAACTTGTCGATGCTATGTCTCAACGAGCTGCTTGTCATGTTGTAGGGATGACAATCGCAAATAGCAGGGAACagtttttcaatattcaaaatATCTAATATATTACGTACTTTTTTCCGCACCAAGTTGCACACTCTCTAGTAAAAATCAATTATAGAAATAGTATATCCAAACTACACCATTAagtcaattcttttctagAAGAGAGTCCTCTATCAATGATGTGATTTTCTGTATATTGTATCTACAATAGTCATAATGTTCGCTATCTCTCTACAAGATCGCGAACAGCTAAATTTAATATGGTACAATTGAATAATTATGTCTTCTCTATTCTACTTGCTGTTCCTGGGGTTGTTGTGGGGCCTGAATGCCGTCCTGCTGAATATGGgctatttcttcttgagttACACTCTGACCAGCTTCTTCTCCTACACCACCTATCTGGTGAAAATCTAGAATCTCGCTGTACATCATCACTCTCCATGTGTCTACAGGCAAGTCAGCATCGTTGAAACTCCAGTCAAACTTGGTTTCACAAATAGGCTCATCGGTAGGATCATGGTAAGGTTCCATGTATGGATGAGTTAAAGCGGAAGCAGCACtaattctcttcttgggGTCAAAAATAAGCATCTTGGCTAACAAGTCAATAGCTTCTGGCTCTACATGGGTACATTGTGCGAATCTTTCATTGAACGGAATAGGATCTCTGTGGGGCAACGATTGTACGAATCTGAGGGTGTTTTCAGAACAAATGGTATCAATGACGTCTGGTGGAGGCGATCCCAATAATTCCGTGATGATAGAGAACTGGTGGACGTGGTCTTTGCCCGGAAACAATGGCTTTCCTTCGATCATCTCTGCCAAAATACAGCCCACAGACCATAAATCGACTTCGGTGTCGTACTTCTGCCACGTCAACATGATTTCCGGTGCACGGTAATATCTTGTAGACACATATCCGGTCATCTGAGGATCCTGGATTCTGGCCAAGCCAAAGTCACAGATCTTCAAGTCACAGTTTTCATTGATCAAGATGTTCGAAGGCTTCAAATCACGATGAATCACACCGGCCGAATGGATATACTTCAACCCCCGCAAGATCTGGTAGGTAAAGTATTGAATGAACTGCTTTTCCAACGGTCTCGACGTCAACAACCGGTGTAAGTCTGTTCCTTGTAACTCGTTGACGAAGTAGATGTCTTCAAGCGGCGATAAGAAGATGTCGTCCAACGTGATCAAGTTCTCGTGCTTCAAGtgtttcaacaacttcaactctctATAAGTTCTCTTGGCCAACACCGATGTCAGAAACGGCTtcatgatcttcttgacgGCGACGTTCTGGCCCGTCAACTTGTCCACTGCAGAACACACCAAACCAAATGCTCCCATGCCCACGGGGTTCAAGTCGGTGTATCTGTTGGTTATTTCAAAGACCGTGCCAAAGATTTGGGTTCTTGTGAATTCTCCGTCCGATGACATGTCGATATAATAGTATTAATAGTACAATAGTATAACTAGTTAGTATTATGTGGTAGTAGAAATATCAAGACTATTAATAGTAGCAGTACTATTTATTGATATTGAGTAATGGTAACAGTATTAGTAGTAGTAGCAATAGATTATCAAGACTATGTGCTTTGTTCCAGATCTATTTGAAATTGTCGTTTTCCAGCCACTTGGAACTGTTGTGAGACAATAGTCTGGAGGAGAAGAGATggagaatgaaaaattcgcCAATcaaaagtagaaaagaTCACACACGTCTTTTCGAGTGGTATTACGTTGCTATAACTGGTTTGCCTAAGAAAATGGATGATCTCAATCAAAACTGATGGTCTTCCCCTTTTTCGTTGGAAGCAACAGTGGGATTTATTGTGCTATTTTCAGGAATGACTGGATAAGGAGTTCCCCGGTGGAGGAATTGTGTGCAGGCAGTATTCCAAGCTCTCCACTGGCTAGTATTACTGATTTACGAATTACGATTTACGATACTGGGATGGGCCTGGAGCGACAGATGGTTATCGAACTAGCATGATTTCAATAGAATTGTTTTCTGAAGGAAACTAGAAACATTGGTTGTTCGAGGTATGTTTGAAAGGTGTTTTATCGTAAATTTGCTATGTAATAGTGTAAGTAGAACTTACTGAAACAATTTTCCACCCTGCAGTGTAGCCAAGGCAATACCAAAAGAAGTATTTGTTCGAAATACCATCTAGACGGTCTCTCGGGCCGATTATATTGTGAGCCTCTATGGTTTCTCAGAGATTGTAAGCTCTGTTCAGATGTGTGGAATTAGAAATTGCTTACAGATATGCGTGTACCGATTAGGAAATATTCCTGATAATATCGGTTTTGGAGTCGGTCTTATCAGATTAATAAAAAAGTAGGCTATGACTGTTGGCAGCGAATCTATGGGATCATTGGACCATGTGGCTAGTCAAAATGACGTACTCAGATGATATAAGGGAATTAGAGCGTTGCTGTTATGTTCTGCTCAAAGGGGTTTGTTATACAAATCAGCCTAGAGTAGTTAGGAGCAAATCTATTTATATAACAAATATTGCTTTACAGCATGTTTCCTCTTATTGGATGAAAAGAGACATTGAGGTATTTGGGTGTGTGAAGATTGCAACTATCTAAACTCTGGTATTTAGATCAATTCTAACTGTAAATATATATTGTAAAtgaaattcaacaaatttgtagaaaaagTTGACAAATATCCCTATTTCAGACCTCACACGGCTCCTTTCGAAAATACCATTTCCATGAAATCCTTATAATTTGCTCTTGAATTTCACACTTCTTTTGcttcatttccttcttaTTTTCGTCATAGGCTATAATCATGTTAAGATTTTAATTGAAACGAAGAGTTGTACAAAttattttttcacttttcgCAACCACCAGAGAATAACGCAAATATATAGCCGCGCCATAGAAGTCAAAATCAGACAACACCCGAATAACTCTGACGATTTTCCATCAAAAAGGAGCAAGTTTCTCCACATTTTCTTTTACAGAAAGCTGTGGAATGAACATACTTAACTTCGGAATTTTGGCTACATCTCCTTGGCTTTTCCAGACGCCAGAGCTTCTATGCTGTTCTCCATTTCTGTGACTtgcgaaaaagaaaagttcCCCACTGCATAAACTTTGCGCCATAACGTTCATTTGCGCCATACCAATTTGTATTTCTGATTAGTTAtccttcttctgaattgtGGAAATTTCtatacaattcttctttacCTTCTAGTATAAGGAGAGTGGAAAAGACTATAACAAGATCCAAATATACTTGTTGTCTTTTACTGTGTGAAACATTTCACGTTTGCGCTGCTGATTTACCCGTACTTGACAAGTCATCAGATATCCTATAGACACAGCAGACATAACATAATAGCAAACCAAGAATTTGTATAAGCCTATATCATCTTGCACTATCTATCCCATTCCTATACTTATAGCTGTCCAGACCATTGACATCTAATAGACATATCGTAGACAACACAGACACATAACATCCCTTGAGATTAACACAAATATCATAATAAAATGCCCTCCGTCGACCAAGGTGCTTCCACCATATCATCTTCCATTTCATTGGTGAAAACCATCATTGGAGCAGGCTTGCTTTCAATGCCTCTCGCATTTTCCACTGATGGTCTTGTTGCGGGAGTTCTCATTATTCTCCTAGCAGCCTTCACATCAGGCTACGggctctttcttcaagccTACACCTCCAAATACGTACCAACAGGACATGCTActtttttcaacttgtgtTCGGTGACTTACCCCAGTTTGTCTGTAGTGTTTGACATTGCTATTGCCGTTCAATGTTTTGGCTGCGCCTTGTCGTACTTGGTTTTAATCGGAGACATAACCCCAACCATCGTCACTTACGTTCCTTATATAGACCCAGGCAACTACAGAACATTCTGGATCTTGGTTTCGACACTTGTGTGTGTTCCCCTTTCGTTTCTCAAGAACTTAGACTCGTTGAAGTACACCTCTGTGCTCGGATTGGTGGCTATTCTCTATATGTCGATTCTTGTCGTCAGccacttcttcattggtgaTGTTCCTCAAGAACTCAAGGGCAATATTACCTTGATGCCTCCCAATGTTTCTGGTGTGTTCAGTACGTTTTCGATTATCGTGTTTGCTTTCACTGGCCACCAGAACATGTTTTCCATCGTAAATGAAGCCGGAGATAAGTCGTTGTCCAGTCTTACACGTCTTGTAAATAACGCCATTCTCATCTCATCgggtttcttcatcttaGTCGGTATCACCGGATATCTTACATTTGGTGATAACGTAAATGGTAACGTAATTTTGCTGTACGCTGATGGATGGACTACTGCCTTGGGACGATTCTGTATTGTCTTCATGGTGATCTTCTCATTCCCCTTGATGATCCACCCAGCTAGAATCTCTGTTAACAACATATTCTACTGGACCAAAATTAACGTATTTCATGGTCATGAAGACATAAATGCTACTCTTACAACTTCTGCTACAGAGAGCTCTACCTTGTTAGGCAGTGACCCCAGCCAAGAATCGTTGGAGACAGCGGCtgcaaagaaagaatctcACATTGTGCCGTTCTCTCACAAAACTTTTGTTGTTATCACTaccatcttgttgtttgcCGGTTACACACTTGCCATTAGTATCACATCGTTTGCGTTGGTGTTGGCCATTGTAGGAGCCACTGGATCGACGGCCATCTCGTTTATTTTGCCAGGTTTGTTCGGTTACAAGTTGATTGGCTCTGAGCTGGACGACCCTAGCATTCTTGAGACTGTTTTCAAGAACCTTTCTTTGGCTTTGACCATATGGGGCTTTGTGGTGATGGTGTTGTGTTTGTACACCAGCTTATTCTTGAACCAGGTTTAGAAATGAGGGAGGCTACTTACTGAAAGACAGAAaacacagaagaagagacaaAAGAATCTACAGACAGAAGACTAGAAGCCTTAGGGGTTTACAGTTTAGATTGATTGGTTCAATAAAATTCACCAGGCCAATTGAACGAACGCCGAGACTACAGTACATATAATATTTTTATATATGGGACCCATATAAATAGTATGAATTGGCGATTCTAAACCAGCAATATCGTAAATAGAGCTTAGGAATTCTTAAAGTCGTCTAATATTTATCTGAGAAATCTACTCACTGAAAATATTGACGTGCTAAAAAATAATCTCCacaaaatcaaataaaTCACTACTTCTAAAACTAAAACATCTATAATTATTTCTTCCAGCTTCTTTccctttctttttcttctctaaaTCCAATGTCGTGTGAGCAAGAGCATTTCCACTCTCACAGCCATGGTGGACATGATGGAGATGATGATGGCCACAGTCACAGCCACAGCCATGGTGATGATGGTCACCAGCACATTGCTCCTATTCCAACAAACGCTTCGCAATCGTTGCTTTCCAAGATAGACACCACTAAAGTAACAGCTTTGAACATGGCAAATCCTCCTGACGAGGCTGCTAAGTTGTTCAGACGCCCGGAAGAAAGATACCGCTTGAAACCAGTTGTCAAGTCCGACTGCGACGCTCAACTTATCATCAATATACCCTTTCTCAATGCTTCAGCTAAGATATTCTCCTTGATCTTGAGAACTAACGGTGACAAATTCTGTCCGAAAACCATaaaacttttcaagaacgatTCGAATATCGACTTCGACAACGTCGAGACAAAAAAGCCGACATTTGTCATAACTCATCCTCGCATCGGAGTGTTGTACAACGACGAcggaaatgaagaaatccCGGAATCTGTAGAAAATGACAACGAGTTTGTAGAGCATTACTTGCCACGTCACATCTTCACGGGAGTCCAGCAGTTGTCAGTGTTTATTGAAAACATCtacgatgaagacgaagaagaggagaGCCATTTGCATTATATAGAGCTCAGAGGTGAGTACACTGAATTGAACAGAGAGCCAGTGATTACTTTGTACGAGCTGGCAGCAAACCCTGCCGATCACAAAAACTTGACAAAAGTCGAGTACTCCAATggatttgaatttggaagtTAGAAATATAAAGACAGACAAAATTGACAGATGGCACTCTCAAAATGATGCTAGTCATCTACAAGCAAGAGGTCAAAGATTACAATTCAAACAAGATTAAGATTATGAAATGTGTTGATGAAGCACATATATTCAGACAATCAGAAGACAACGAAATCTTCTTGACATGGCATCGAAACAAATATCCCACATAAGTAGAAAGTTCTATGCGTGTATGgttcattttgcaattgtgaTGTATGCGGGACGTCGTCTCTACTGGTAATGACGAAACGATCTCCTGATTTCACGGTGTGTCAAATGACGCGAAGAAGTCCCGGTTAGCTCCTGATGATACTGTTACGAGCTGCCCTGGGAACTACACACGCTatgaagaagtggaagaaggTTAGCACAAAACGGTTAAGAGAGATACGACGGAAACATGAAGCACTCTATATTATTAAACGAAGACGTAGAGAATGTATAGGCATCTGAATGTTATGATCTTCTGACAATATGAGATTGCAAAGAACAATGTGAGAGTCTGTGCTCGTATGGAGAAACGACATACTCTAAACTACATTAAAATTAGATGCTATTTAACAATGCGGTAACTTAAATGAACAGTTTAGTTCCGTCAGAAAGATGATCGTAGGTGTTGAGTAATCGATTAGTTAAGCAACAATTGAGCTTAATCTGTGCTAATCTGGACTAAAATCTATGATAATAGATTCCAGCGAAGTTATAATCATGCtagagtgaaaaattcagatTAAGTGGTGCGATTGAACTGAGATGTTATATGGTAGGAGATACGATTGAGCAAGTGAGCACCGAAATGTGCCAATTGACAGAATGGGCCAAAATACGAAAGCACATTGCCCTGATTCTTTACCTGATAGAATATTAAGCATCACCACCACATCCTCTCTGCCATCATACCACTATATTCATCTATTATCCATTATCACGTGCTTCGTCCCAGAGAAGTCCGAAGTCCCGAAATTCCTCTGGTGATGCGCACTTTCTCAGTTCCGGGAGAAACGAGGGTGCGATTCGACGATTTCCACCACAGTTATAGGATGATTTAATCTTGTTCACTTTTCCAaaacttcttttcctcaATTGACTCTTTTCCTCAATTGTTAGCCAATTACAACCTACATTTACTACAATGCCAAAGTTAGTTTTAGTCAGACACGGTCAATCCGAATGGAACGAAAAGAACTTGTTCACAGGTTGGGTGGATGTTCGTTTATCTGAGACTGGTGAAAAGGAAGCCAAGAGAGCCggtgaattgttgaaggaagctGGTATTGTTGCTGACATCTTGTACACCTCCAAGTTGTCCAGAGCCATCCAGACTGCCAACATTGCTCTTGAGTCTGCTGACCAATTGTACATTCCTGTCAAGAGATCGTGGAGATTGAACGAAAGACACTACGGTGCCTTGCAAGGAAAGGACAAGGCCCAGACCTTGGAAACCTACGGTAAAGAACAATTCCAGACCTGGAGAAGATCTTTCGATGTTCCACCTCCACCAATTGAAGACGATTCTGAATTCTCGCAATTTGGTGATGTCAGATACAAGGAAATCGACCCAGCTGTCTTGCCAAAGACCGAATCCTTGGCTTTGGTCATTGACAGATTGTTGCCATACTGGCAAGACGAAATTGCCGGTGACTTGTTGGATGGCAAGACCGTCTTGATTGCTGCCCACGGTAACTCCTTGAGAGCCTTGGTCAAGCacttggacaagatctCCGACGAAGAGATTGCTGGCTTGAACATTCCAACCGGTATCCCATTGGTTTACGAATTGGACgaaaagttgcaaccaaCCAAGCCAGCTTACTACTTGGACccagaagctgctgctgccggTGCTGCTGCCGTTGCTGCCCAAGGTACCAAGAAGTAACCTGACAAATTAGTAGAGAGTTGAATGTAGACCTATAATTGATTTGTAGACAAATATATGAGGTTACTACTGAAATTTCCTTTATCATCTCCAGCGAAAAACATTGAAGACTGCCAattgaagttcttttcGACGCTGAATAGAATCACTCTAAGTAAATGTTGCGAAGGGATTGTGAATCAGAATACTGTATTCGTATTTATTCGCATCGATTTGCGTAGCTAAGAAAGCCACATTCAGCATACAAAATTCATAAGTAGCAGTTCTTCAGTAATAATGAACTGATTAAATACTTCAATCCTAGATATTTTATATCAATATGTACCTTTGCAATTTGTGTATTATCGCTCTATTATAATTTCTCTCCATTTTCATCCttccatagttaagcttTCAGGCTGGCATCTTAGCTGTACTGTCGCAACCGAAAAAAGTACCAACAAGTGCatcagaaaatgaaaataaatcagcatcttcatctttgatTCAACCAAACACATTAAAAGAACAGCAACCTATTGTATTGCAGCCTTTGTCTGTCACACATACAAAGCACAGTTAGTGGTAGATCGAAGAAAACCTACTGATTCTAACGATAGTTCCTATACTTTGATTCAAAAGTAGTTCACTAGAAATCTTACATAGTATAAGAATCTGTTCAACAAGCACAATTACATTTCAATCGCTTGatcgttttcttcatcaattcattgaagaacatcTATTATCATTTACGGTTGTAGCGGATTgccaaaaaaaaatataatTTAGTTATTCATTATTCATTGAATTCACATTTATACTCCTAAGATATGTTTGGTTCCAATAACGACCCACAAAAACCACCTGCTTTCAGTTTCGGAAACCCATCCACTTCCAACACCTCTGGTGAAGCCCTGAAACCACCTGCCTTCAGTTTTGGAGCTCCTTCCACGTCTAATACTTCTGGTGATGCTTCCAAACCTCCAGCCTTTAGTTTTGGCTCAGGTGCCTCCAAGCCTCTGGGATTTGGTTCCCTTAACAGTAGCGGCACTTCTACACCCGCATTTGGAACATCAGGTCCCTCTTTTGGAacttctggctctggttcTACTAGTGCTTTTGGAGCTTCTGCTAAGGACAACACTGCTGCTCCTTCTGGTGGCTTGTTTGGATCTTCTAACGCAGGCACTTCCACCCCTTTTGGACAAGCTTCAAACGCTCCTCCAGCTAGTGGAAGTCTCTTTGGAACTAGCAACAGTAATACGTCTACAACTCTAGCACCTTCGGGAGGTTTGTTTGGTAAAAAAGACGACAAACCTGCGACACCTGCTGCTGATTCTGGCGCTTTGTTCAGTTCGGCATCGACAACTACAGGAAATACTGGTTTTAGTTTTGGGcagaaaccagaagaaaagaagaccACGGGCTCTGTAACTCCGTTCtccacttcttctacacCTCAATTGGGTGATGGATCCTCTACTTTTGGTGCCAGTTCCAAACCTGCTGAAGGAGGCGAGAAGCCAGCATTCAGCTTTGGTGCACCTAAGACGGCTGCTTCAGACAAACCAGCAGTGTCGTTTAGTACAACCTTAAACAGCAGCGACTCTAATATTCCTAAACTTGCTTTAGGAACGTCAACTATAGATGAGACTAAAAAAGATTCGGAAGCTTCGAAGCCTGCCTTTTCTTTTGGTGGTGCAGCCAAATCTACGACAGCTCCTGGTGGTTTATTCGGTGGAAGTgctccttcttcatcttcttccgGTGGGGGATTTTCATTTGGTGGTAATAAGGacgaagagaagaaagacgaCAAGCCTGCCTCTGGTGGATTATTTGCTAGTAGTACGTCTTCTGCAGCTCCCGCTGCCGCAGGTGgtttttcttttggaaccaaatctgaagaaaagaaagatgatAAACCAGCTGCTGGTGGATTGTTTGGGGGAAGTAGTTCTACACAAGGCGGGTTTTCATTTGGCGCCAAGAAGGATGAAACCAAAAAAGATGACAAACCAGCCACTCTGGGATTTTCGTTTGGAGCAAAGGATAATGAAGGAAAGAGTGATAAGGCTACCTCTTCAGGATTCTCTTTTGGCAAGCAGAAGGACGACAACAAAAccagtgaaaaatcaacaactggaGGTTTCTCTTTTGGAACTaagaaagatgaagaaaagaaggattCCGCTCCTGCTGGACCTTCTGGAGGATTCAGTCTTGGTGCCAAAAAGTCAGATGAAACTACTGATGCTAAAAAGACTGAAGTTACAG from Scheffersomyces stipitis CBS 6054 chromosome 2, complete sequence encodes the following:
- a CDS encoding predicted protein, which encodes MTSSSLRHSIDKFHEYVKPEYVKKVNESLSVSLTFIEDSQPDQTIQESTTCECLISFHNVDERGITVNETDESSLRQTESNDSGWFGGFFGTNSNSSDSRLLVNRTSSENEDLTIFLGYIQVVGYVVLNYKFGLNSSTSAIDSGKSAHWWENKDYIYNYKDADGEDGQYEDEKAEKLDQVPYIKENLAHPLVVGGKLGGVSDLIVEHGKSSNHWIDEKALYYVHDLLYPFNSRGPPNFNQNADLDGTAEIKIPVKELSDSIIPFYSTSQSLLFTDLHIPPKSTKTFHIKFPRSTDLPPTYNARSTGPVCDQGLVSIKYSLIVSLSQSSGSSMDSRSIYFPLSIKGERIGSNERYMQRDYFESKSKIDKNWQVEVIEEEEAIEPPVVGNVSESLETREAFFEDISKLIKSDLYNMPKMSTNERKKSIHSLESWVDDVPVDGKYVPQLPSHLKTQFQLRVNNNQLCQISLSRPYYHVGEDINFILDINPEEHSLSTKVVGFIAHLEAHEIFHTNHSSAPQGKENSEAFTNTYRVSGNIKYNTFMPSLANSILPDSEQRRTLINGSINIPRHLSQQFQSSSFMDLKYFIVFKFNLNQFSELSEEVNEEESADVEASLLTTSSIVPTDSVRTKIDAFRANNFGTELRFRLPLYVLP
- a CDS encoding predicted protein (go_funtion protein kinase activity; ATP binding~go_process protein amino acid phosphorylation), with product MSSDGEFTRTQIFGTVFEITNRYTDLNPVGMGAFGLVCSAVDKLTGQNVAVKKIMKPFSTSVLAKRTYRELKLLKHLKHENLITLDDIFLSPLEDIYFVNELQGTDLHRLLTSRPLEKQFIQYFTYQILRGLKYIHSAGVIHRDLKPSNILINENCDLKICDFGLARIQDPQMTGYVSTRYYRAPEIMLTWQKYDTEVDLWSVGCILAEMIEGKPLFPGKDHVHQFSIITELLGSPPPDVIDTICSENTLRFVQSLPHRDPIPFNERFAQCTHVEPEAIDLLAKMLIFDPKKRISAASALTHPYMEPYHDPTDEPICETKFDWSFNDADLPVDTWRVMMYSEILDFHQIGGVGEEAGQSVTQEEIAHIQQDGIQAPQQPQEQQVE
- the AVT7 gene encoding Vacuolar amino acid transporter 7 (amino acid transporter; related to the neuronal gamma-aminobutyric acid-glycine vesicular transporters~go_funtion amino acid-polyamine transporter activity~go_component membrane~go_process amino acid transport), which translates into the protein MPSVDQGASTISSSISLVKTIIGAGLLSMPLAFSTDGLVAGVLIILLAAFTSGYGLFLQAYTSKYVPTGHATFFNLCSVTYPSLSVVFDIAIAVQCFGCALSYLVLIGDITPTIVTYVPYIDPGNYRTFWILVSTLVCVPLSFLKNLDSLKYTSVLGLVAILYMSILVVSHFFIGDVPQELKGNITLMPPNVSGVFSTFSIIVFAFTGHQNMFSIVNEAGDKSLSSLTRLVNNAILISSGFFILVGITGYLTFGDNVNGNVILSYADGWTTALGRFCIVFMVIFSFPLMIHPARISVNNIFYWTKINVFHGHEDINATLTTSATESSTLLGSDPSQESLETAAAKKESHIVPFSHKTFVVITTILLFAGYTLAISITSFALVLAIVGATGSTAISFILPGLFGYKLIGSESDDPSILETVFKNLSLALTIWGFVVMVLCLYTSLFLNQV
- a CDS encoding predicted protein, translating into MSCEQEHFHSHSHGGHDGDDDGHSHSHSHGDDGHQHIAPIPTNASQSLLSKIDTTKVTALNMANPPDEAAKLFRRPEERYRLKPVVKSDCDAQLIINIPFLNASAKIFSLILRTNGDKFCPKTIKLFKNDSNIDFDNVETKKPTFVITHPRIGVLYNDDGNEEIPESVENDNEFVEHYLPRHIFTGVQQLSVFIENIYDEDEEEESHLHYIELRGEYTELNREPVITLYESAANPADHKNLTKVEYSNGFEFGS
- the GPM1.1 gene encoding phosphoglycerate mutase (converts 3-phosphoglycerate to 2-phosphoglycerate in glycolysis~go_funtion catalytic activity~go_process metabolism), producing the protein MPKLVLVRHGQSEWNEKNLFTGWVDVRLSETGEKEAKRAGELLKEAGIVADILYTSKLSRAIQTANIALESADQLYIPVKRSWRLNERHYGALQGKDKAQTLETYGKEQFQTWRRSFDVPPPPIEDDSEFSQFGDVRYKEIDPAVLPKTESLALVIDRLLPYWQDEIAGDLLDGKTVLIAAHGNSLRALVKHLDKISDEEIAGLNIPTGIPLVYELDEKLQPTKPAYYLDPEAAAAGAAAVAAQGTKK